The window GCGCCGACGCTCGTCTCGAAGGCGCCCGAAACGACGTGCAGTTCGGCGAAGAGCCCGCCCCGGCCGCGGTTCCGGTCGCCGAGGACGTTGGAGTCGATCGACTCGCGCGAGCCGTCGAGGCCGACGGCCATCTCCGCGCCGCGGCCGAGCTCGACCCGCCGGCTCAGCGAAAGCGTTTGGCCGTCGGTCGTATGGATCGCGTCGTAGAACGAGGGGCGGTCGCGGTCGAGCAGGAACTCGTCCCGCTTGCGCCGCCAGCCGAAGGCCGCCTCCCAGCCTCCGCCGCGGTAGGCCGCGCGCCCCGCGACGCCGCGCACCGACTCCCATTGGTTCGGATAGGTCCCCGAGTAGGCTTCCCAAGCACCGAAGCGCTTGTCCTGATAGAGCGCCTCGACGTCCCACGGGCCGCGGGCGAAGCGGCCGAGGAGCCTCATGTCGGCGAGGTCGGTGTCCGGGCGGTAGCCGTCGGCGACCGTCCGCGACGCGGCGAGCGACGCGTCGCCGGACGTCCCGTACAGCTCGCCCCGGCGCAATCCGTTCTGTCCCGCGGCGAGGCCGCCCGCCGCCTTCGCCTCCCGCTCCGGACGACGGGTCACGATCTGCACGACCCCGCCGAACGCGCCCGGCCCGTAGGCCGCGGCCGCCGGCCCCTCGAGGACCTCGATCCGCTCGATCGAGACGAGCGGCGGGAGGAACTCCAGCAGGTGGTGCCCGGTCTGCGGATCGACGACCGGCATCCCGTCCACGAGGACGAGGACCCCCTCGAAGCCGCTGCCGTAGAGCGAAAGGTCGGCCTGCGCCCCGAACGGCGCGCGCTCCCTTAAATCGACCCCCGCGACGTAGGAGAGCGCCCCGGCGGCGTCGGCCACCGGCAGCCGCTCGATCTGCCCGCGGTCGAGCACCTTGACCGGACGAATTTCGGCCCCGAGCCGGGAGCCGGTGACCTCGACCGTCTCGACCGTTTCGCCGTCGAGCGGCGCCTCGGGCGAGGCGGGATCGGCGGCGAACGACGGGCCGGCCGCGGCGACCGCGCAGAGGAAGAGCGGCGCGAGCTGAGCGAACCTCATGCGGGCTCCATCGGCGGTCGCGCCCGACGCGTCGGCGGCGGGCGCAAAAGAGGGGCAGACGATACTCTTGGCGAATTGCACCGGCCAGTCGAAAAAGTCAGGTGCGACCGTGGTCCTCTGGCGACTCGGACTCTAGATTCCAGACGGAGAAAGGCCTACCACCCCATGGGAAAACTCGCGGTCGCCCTCTTCGGGCTGATGTTCGCGCTCGGAGCCGGGTTGGTCGTCCACGCCCGCCGTCCCGCTCCCGCGCCGCCGCTGCGGCTCGGCCTCAATCCGTGGGCCGGGTACGAGTTCCTGTTCCTCGCCCGGGAAAAGGGGTACTTCGCCGAGGAAGGGGTGGACGTCCGCCTCGTCGAGTTCAGCTCGGTCGAGGACGCCCGGCGGGCCTACGAGCACAACCAGCTCGACGGCATCGCCTCCAGCATGGTCAACATGCTCCTCACCCGCGCCGAGTCGCGGCGGGAGCCGCAGGCGTTCCTCGTCGCCGACGCGTCGAACGGCGTGGACATGCTCGTCGCCGGTCCCGGGGTGCGCGACCTCGCCGACCTGCGGGGCAAGCGGATCGGCATCGAGCGGGCCGCGCCGGGGCTGCTCGTCCTCGGGCGGGCGCTCGACAAGGCCGGGCTCCGCCTCGGCGACGTGGACGTCCGGGTGATGGATCTGGAGAAGATGCCCGAGGCGATGCGGACCGGCGCCGTGGACGCCGCGGTCTGCTACCCGCCGATCTCCACCGACCTCGCGCGCGCCGGCGGCCGCGTTCTCTTCACCAGCGCGGCGATCCCCGGCGAGATCGTGGACGCGTTCTTCTTCGACCGCCGCGTGCTCGAGGCGCGCCCGCGCGAGGCGGCCGCGATCGTCCGCGCCTGGGACAAGGCGCTCGAGTTCGCGGAGCGGAACCCGGCCGAGGCGTACCGCTCGATGGCCCGCCGGATGCTCGTCTCGGAGCCGGAGGTCCGGGAGCAGCTCGAGGGGATCCAGATCCTGCGCTCCCGCGACCAGCGGCGGCTCTTCGCCCGCGGCGGGAAGCTCGACGGCGTCGTGGGCCGGCTCGACGAAATGGCCCGCGCCCTCGGCCTCGTCTCCGGGCCGAACCACACGGGGGACATCGTCGCCCGCCAGCCGGTCCTCTGGGGGACGCGTTGATGCGCGGCGCGGCGATCACGACGATCTCCGGCGCGCAGAGCGCCGTCGCGCGCTTCTCCCTCAAGGCGAAGCTGACCCTGCCGCTGCTGGCGCTGGGGATCTTCCTCGTCGCCGGCGGCTCGTGGTTCATCGTCCGCACCTTCTCGGCGGTCGTGGACGGACAGATCCGGGGCCGCGCCCGCTCGATCGCCGCCACGCTGGTCCACGCGGTCGAGACGCGGCGCAACGCCGAGGGGCTGGTCCGCTTCGTCAACGCGCTCGGCGCCGAGGCCGACGTCGTCCAACTGACGCTCGTGGCCGGGGACGACCAGCAGGTCGTCGCCTGCACGCGGAACGCGTGGATCGGGCGGCCGCTGGCCTCGCTGCCCGACGAGCTGATCCGTCGGCAGATCGCCGCGGTGCACGACGAGGGGGACGAGGTCTTCGCGGAGGACCGCAAGGCCTCGGTCTTCAGCTACGCGGTCGGCCTGCGCCTCTGGTCGGAGGCGTCGGAGCGCGGCCCGCGGATGGGCGCCCTCGCGATCCAGATCGACACCGCGCCGCTGCGGCGGGGCGTCGAGCGGGTCGTGGAGGACCTCGTCGGGACGCTGATGATCGCGATCGCGATGGCCGCGGCGCTGACCTACGTCCTCGTGCGGACGCTGATCCTGAAGCCGATCACCGAGATTCAGGGCGCGATGCGCCGGCGGCAGAAGGGGGACCTCTCCGCCTTCGCGCCGGTGCTGGCGGACGACGAGATCGGCGCCCTCGCCACGCGGCTCAACGCCTCGCTCGCCGCCCTCGCGGCGCGCGAGGAGGAGTTGATCCGCGCCAAGGACGCGGCGGAGGCCGCGAGCCGGGCCAAGGGGCAGTTCGTGGCCAACATGAGCCACGAGATCCGCACGCCGCTCAACGGCGTGATCGGCATGACGTCCCTGCTCCTCGACACGCCGCTGACGGAGGAGCAGCGCGAGCTGGCCGAAACGGCCCGTTCGAGCGGCGGCGCGCTGCTCGCGGTGATCAACGACGTGCTCGACTTCTCGAAGATCGAGGCGGGGCGGATGGACCTCGAGGAGGTCGAGTTCGATCCCGGACTGGTCGCCGAGGAGGCGGTCGGCCTGCTGGCCGGCGAGGCGGAGCGGAAGGGGCTGGAGATCGGCGCCGTCCTCCACGCCGACCTGCCGGGCCGAATCGTCGGCGACCCGACCCGCCTGCGGCAGATCCTCGTCAATCTCGTCGGCAACGCGATCAAGTTCACCGAGCGCGGCGAGATCGTCGTGCGCGCCGCGGTCGTCGAGAACGACGGCGCGGCGGCGACGCTGCGGTTCGAGGTCTCCGACACGGGGATCGGAATCGACCCCGCGGCGCAGGCGAAGCTGTTCGAGTCGTTCACCCAGGCGGACAGTTCGACGACCCGCCGCTTCGGCGGCACGGGCCTCGGGCTGGCGATCTGCCGGCACCTCGCGCGGCTGATGGGCGGCGACATCGGCGTGGAGAGCGAGCAAGGCCAAGGAAGCACCTTCTGGTTCACGATCCGCCGGCCGACCCGTCCCGCGACCGATCCGGCGGGCTCGTCGCTCGCCGATCTCGCCCGCGGCGCGCGGCTGCTCTGCGTCGATCCGCGCCCGTCGCGGCGGCGCATCGTCCAGGAGCAGTTCCAGGCGCAGGGGGCGCGCTGCGACGTCGCGGCCGACGCCGACGAGGCGGTCGCGATCTTCCGCGCCGCCGCGGCCGCGGGGGACGCGCCGCGCGTCGTGCTCGTCGACGGCGCCGATCCGCGCGTCGACCGCGCCGCCCTCGCCGCGGCGCTGCGCGCCGAGCCGGAGGGAGCGCGGCTCCGCTTCGCCGGGCTCACCGTCCGCGGGCGCGGTCCGAGCCAAGGCGCCGGCTGCGACTTCTGGCTCCACGCGCCGCTGCGGCGCGACCAGATGCGGGCCTGCCTCGCGCCGACCCCCCGCCCCGCCCCGCGGAGCGAGGCCGCACCGGCGCGTCCGGCGCAAGGCGGCACGCTG is drawn from bacterium and contains these coding sequences:
- a CDS encoding response regulator, with protein sequence MRGAAITTISGAQSAVARFSLKAKLTLPLLALGIFLVAGGSWFIVRTFSAVVDGQIRGRARSIAATLVHAVETRRNAEGLVRFVNALGAEADVVQLTLVAGDDQQVVACTRNAWIGRPLASLPDELIRRQIAAVHDEGDEVFAEDRKASVFSYAVGLRLWSEASERGPRMGALAIQIDTAPLRRGVERVVEDLVGTLMIAIAMAAALTYVLVRTLILKPITEIQGAMRRRQKGDLSAFAPVLADDEIGALATRLNASLAALAAREEELIRAKDAAEAASRAKGQFVANMSHEIRTPLNGVIGMTSLLLDTPLTEEQRELAETARSSGGALLAVINDVLDFSKIEAGRMDLEEVEFDPGLVAEEAVGLLAGEAERKGLEIGAVLHADLPGRIVGDPTRLRQILVNLVGNAIKFTERGEIVVRAAVVENDGAAATLRFEVSDTGIGIDPAAQAKLFESFTQADSSTTRRFGGTGLGLAICRHLARLMGGDIGVESEQGQGSTFWFTIRRPTRPATDPAGSSLADLARGARLLCVDPRPSRRRIVQEQFQAQGARCDVAADADEAVAIFRAAAAAGDAPRVVLVDGADPRVDRAALAAALRAEPEGARLRFAGLTVRGRGPSQGAGCDFWLHAPLRRDQMRACLAPTPRPAPRSEAAPARPAQGGTLAASIGAALPLLVAEDNPVNQKLIARLLAKMGFEIDIVPDGAAAVEAVERRRYGAVLMDCQMPEMDGYQATSEIRRLEAGSDRRLPIIAMTAHAMRGDREKCEASGMDDYVSKPIDVAELEGTLARWLGGAVPVGR
- a CDS encoding TonB-dependent receptor produces the protein MRFAQLAPLFLCAVAAAGPSFAADPASPEAPLDGETVETVEVTGSRLGAEIRPVKVLDRGQIERLPVADAAGALSYVAGVDLRERAPFGAQADLSLYGSGFEGVLVLVDGMPVVDPQTGHHLLEFLPPLVSIERIEVLEGPAAAAYGPGAFGGVVQIVTRRPEREAKAAGGLAAGQNGLRRGELYGTSGDASLAASRTVADGYRPDTDLADMRLLGRFARGPWDVEALYQDKRFGAWEAYSGTYPNQWESVRGVAGRAAYRGGGWEAAFGWRRKRDEFLLDRDRPSFYDAIHTTDGQTLSLSRRVELGRGAEMAVGLDGSRESIDSNVLGDRNRGRGGLFAELHVVSGAFETSVGARAERAVGRTWFLPQIAAMRAAGSWRFTASLGRAMRLPSFTELYSNSPAYVGDPNLVAETAWGLELGARGPAGPLDVSVKLFHRRGDDMIDLVRPVGETGPFREANIESQRLDGVDAAVEGPLGGGFRFRVDGMYLAQSADWPRALDSRYVGDILKHRETAAILYGAGPFSATATLRAQQRQDGVGHAEVDLRFASRLGRGGRTEISLDVRNALDQPDRNFYGGELAGRWIWLGVEFR
- a CDS encoding ABC transporter substrate-binding protein produces the protein MGKLAVALFGLMFALGAGLVVHARRPAPAPPLRLGLNPWAGYEFLFLAREKGYFAEEGVDVRLVEFSSVEDARRAYEHNQLDGIASSMVNMLLTRAESRREPQAFLVADASNGVDMLVAGPGVRDLADLRGKRIGIERAAPGLLVLGRALDKAGLRLGDVDVRVMDLEKMPEAMRTGAVDAAVCYPPISTDLARAGGRVLFTSAAIPGEIVDAFFFDRRVLEARPREAAAIVRAWDKALEFAERNPAEAYRSMARRMLVSEPEVREQLEGIQILRSRDQRRLFARGGKLDGVVGRLDEMARALGLVSGPNHTGDIVARQPVLWGTR